The sequence below is a genomic window from Shinella zoogloeoides.
CACTGGATGTCGACCTCGAAGGAGGGCTCGGTAAACGGGAAGAAGGACGGGCGGAAGCGCATGGTGACGCTGTCGACCTCGAAGAAGGCCTTGCAGAACTCTTCCAGCACCCAGCGCATGTTGGCGACATTCGCCTTCTTGTCGACCACGAGGCCCTCGACCTGGTGGAACATCGGCGAATGCGTCGCGTCCGAATCCTGTCGGTAGGTCTTGCCGGGAATGATGATGCGGATCGGCGGCTTTTGCGCTTCCATGGTGCGCACCTGGACGGGCGAGGTGTGCGTGCGCAGCACCTTGCGCTCGCCGCTCTCGTCCGCGGGGAAGAAGAACGTGTCGTGCATCTCGCGGGCCGGATGGCCCTCGGGGAAATTCAGCGCCGTGAAATTGTAGTAGTCTGTCTCGACGTCAGGACCCTCGGCGATGGAAAAGCCCATGTCGCCGAAGATCGCGGTGATCTCGTCGACGATCTGGCTGATCGGATGGATGCGACCGCGCTCGGCCGGCGAGGAGCGGACCGGCAGGCTGACATCGACCGTTTCGGCCGCAAGGCGCGCCTCGATGGCGGCATCGCGCAGAGCCGTCTTGCGCGCGGTAATGGCGTCCGTCACGCGCGTCTTCAGCGCGTTGATCGCCGCGCCGCGTGTCTGACGCTCTTCCGGCGGCATGGCGCCGAGCGTCTTCAGAAGTTCCGAGACGGAGCCCTTCTTGCCAAGCGCGCCAACGCGCACGGCTTCGATCGCCGCTTCGTCGGAGGCCGCGTCAACGTCGGAAAGGAGCTGCTTTTCCAGTGTGTCGAGTTCAGTCATCTTTACCTGCTTTGCTTGCGTCGGCCGGGCGGGGAGGCAGAAGAGCCTCGGACAGATAGCGGGTTGCGGCGAGGAAGCGTCGCAGATCACTACCCATGTGCACGCGCCCGATCAATTGGGTTGGCGATAAAAACTTGCCGAGAAACCGGAGCATTGCCGCCAGTTCCGCCTCGGCGGCGGAAGGCGCGTTGGTGCGCCAGGCGGCATAGGCCTTGTCGGCCGTCGCCTTGCCGAGCCGGGCGCGGTCGGTGAGCTGCAGAAAGAGCAGCCAGAGGTCGCGCGCCTGGGCGGTGGCGAGCGGCATGGCGGCCTCCGGCTCCTCCTCGAAATCCATGAAGCCGATGCGCCGCTCGCCGGCCACGAAGAAATCGCGCGGGTGCGGTCGCCCGTGGCAGAGGCCCTTGCCGTGCAGCGCGCCGAGATGGGCGGCGCAGGCGACGAGCAGGGCGTCATGGCCGGCGGGATCGGTGTCGCGCAACATGTCGAGGCGGGCCGTCACGGTCGGCGCGACGTCGGACAGCACCAGCGCGCTGCCGGACGAATAGAGCACCTGCGGCACCGGCACGCCCTTCTCGGCGAAGGTCTCGATGCGGCGGATTTCCCGCGCGATCATGCCTTTGCTGTCGAGATAGGGGGAGGGACGCAGGAACGGCTGGCCGAACAGGCCGGCGAGCGCCGTCTGCGCCTTCGTCCAGACCGGCGGGCGCTCGGTGCCGTAGCGCTTGATCCACACGGCGCCGAAGGAGAGCTCCACCCGCTCGACCCGGCGCGTCTCGCGGGTCAGCGCGGCAAGCAGCGTCTCGATATCCCCGTCCGTCATGTTGGGGATCGTCTCGAGCGCGGTAAGCCTGCCGTCCATGGCCGAAATCCTGATGTTAAAACAAAAACCCGCACCGGTTCCCCGGCGCGGGTTTCACAACGAAGCGAAGATGGTTGTGAGCGCCGGTTAGTTGACGGCGGCCTCAAACTCGTTCTTCGTGCCGGCGTCCTTGAGGTATTCCAGAGCCTTCTTGGAGGCAGCGACGAGCGCGCCGAAAGCTTCGGTCTCATGGATCGCCATGTCGGACAGCACCTTGCGGTCGACTTCGATGCCGGCCTTGTTCAGACCGTCGATGAAGCGGCCGTAGGTCAGGCCATGCTCGCGGACGGCAGCGTTGATGCGCTGGATCCAGAGCGCGCGGAAATTGCGCTTGTTGACCTTGCGGTCGCGGTAGGCGAACTGCTTGGAACGATCAACCGCTGCCTTGGCGGCGCGGATGGTGTTCTTGCGGCGGCCGTAGAAACCCTTGGCTGCCTTCAGCGTCTTCTTGTGCTTGGCGTGGGAAGTAACGCCGCGTTTTACACGTGCCATGTCATGATCTCCTTAACGTATCAAATGCTCGAGAAGTCTCAGAGACCGTTCGGCAGGTAGTTCTTGATGACCTTCTTGCCATCGGGCTCGGCCAGCACCATGGTGCCGCGCGCGTCGCGAATGAACTTGTTGGTACGCTTGATCATGCCGTGGCGCTTGCCGGCAGCGGCAGCGACGACCTTGCCGGTCGCGGTGATCTTGAACCGCTTCTTGGCAGACGATTTCGTCTTCATCTTGGGCATTTTGCTACTCCATTCTTCTTGAATTCGAACCGCGTGACGATGCGCGGCTCCAGCGTAAAGAACGGCCACGGCATGCCCTGCCGGACCGTTCGGACGGCGGCTTGTAACCGAAGTCCCCGAAAAGCGCAACCGGAATCCGAAATTCCGGCGGCGGAAAGGAAAAGCCGCCCGGAAAAGGCGGCTTTGATCCGTTCGGCACGAAAGGTGCCAGGGACGAGGCTCACCGAGGGGCGAGCACCATCATCATCTGGCGCCCCTCGAGCTTCGGCTCGGCTTCGACCTTGGCGATGGTCTGGGTGTCTTCCTTGACCTGCAGCAGGAGCTTCATGCCGAGTTCCTGGTGGGCCATTTCGCGGCCGCGGAACTTCAGCGTCACCTTGACCTTGTCGCCTTCTTCGAAGAAGCGGTTCATGGCCTTCATCTTCACGTCATAGTCATGCGTGTCGATGTTCGGGCGCATCTTGATTTCCTTGATCTCGACGATCTTCTGCTTCTTGCGCGCTTCGGCCGCCTTCTTCTGGTTGGCGTATTTCAGCTTGCCGAGGTCAAGGATCTTGCAGACGGGCGGTTCGGAGTTCGGCGAGATCTCCACGAGATCGAGGCCGGCTTCTTCCGCCATGCGGAGTGCCTGATCGGTGGGGACGGTGCCGTGGTTGTTGCCGTCGGCATCGATAAGCTGGACGCGGGGAATCCGGATTTCCTTGTTGGAACGCGGGCCGTCTTTGACGGGGGCTTCCGCTTTGAAGGGTCTGCGAATGGTCGTGTTCTCCTCGAACTGTTTCGACTGGTATGAATCTGTGCGTCGACCGGGCCGTTTTTGCCCGCCTTGCGGCGTTTGTCGGCAATGTGTTGATCGCGCTTGCGAAGTCAATAGCATGCCGCACGGAAAAAATCACCACCTGTCCTTGCACGCGCGAATCTGGTCTAGCTCTCGGCCAAAGGCCGGCGGACAGGCAGTTTGCGGGGCCGGGCGCACGAGAAGGAGATAGGCATGACAGCGACGAACGACAACGCCACCGCGGCGGATTTCATCGAGGTCGGCGAGGGAGCGGATGCACGGCGGATCGCCGTCGCGCTGCAGCCGCCCGCCGCCGGCAATACGCTCGCCCATCTCGTCTGGCTCGGCGGCTACCGCTCCGACATGGCGGGCACCAAGGCCGTCGAACTGGCGGGCCTTGCCGCCCGTCTCGGCACCGGCTGCGTGCGCTTCGACTATTCCGGCCACGGCGCTTCGGGCGGCGCCTTCGTCGACGGCACGATCTCGCGCTGGCTGGAGGAATCGCTCGCCGTCATCGGTCATGCCGGAAAGACCCTCGGCACCCGCCGCGTCGTGCTCGTCGGTTCGTCCATGGGCGGCTGGATCGCGCTGCGCGCCGTCGCGGAACTTGCCAGCCGCCAGGACATCGAGATCGCCGGCCTCGTTCTCATCGCCCCTGCGCCGGATTTCACCGCCGAGCTGATCGAGCCCAACCTGACGGAGGCCGAGCGCACGGCGCTGGCCGAGCGCGGCCAGTTCGAGGAGCCGACTCCCTACGGACCCGACCCGAACATCTACACGCTGAAGCTCATCGAGGACGGCCGCGCGAACCGCGTGCTCACCGGCGTCATCGAGACCGGCTGCCCGGTGCATATCCTCCAGGGCATGGCCGATCCCGACGTACCTTACGCCCATGCGGTGCGCCTGATGGAGCACCTTTCGGGCGACGACGTGGTCCTGACGATGATCCGCGACGGCGACCACCGCCTGTCGCGGCCGCAGGACATCGCCAAGATCCTCGAGGCGGCGGAGGTTTTGGCCCACGGGCAATGACGGCGGCTGGCGCCGGCCGCGCATTTTAACCATAATACGGCATCACGAATTCTGATGATTGACGAGAGGCCCTCCTCACCGTTAACTCTTTGTTAACGATTAGGGGACGTTTCATGGCACGAATGATTGGTGCGAAGGCTGGGGTTGCGGCGTTTCTCGCTCTCCTCGTTTCTTCTTCCTCGGCTTTCACTGCACCGGCATCGGCGTCTTCCATGAAGACGGGCGGCGTCACCTCGCAGCCGATCGGCCATTACGAGTTCTGCCAGACCTACAAGTCCGAATGCCGCGCCGGCGCGCGCAGCCAGGCGCCTGCCAAGGTGACGGAGTTCGGCTGGTCGGTGGTCCGCCAGATCAATGC
It includes:
- the infC gene encoding translation initiation factor IF-3 — protein: MRRPFKAEAPVKDGPRSNKEIRIPRVQLIDADGNNHGTVPTDQALRMAEEAGLDLVEISPNSEPPVCKILDLGKLKYANQKKAAEARKKQKIVEIKEIKMRPNIDTHDYDVKMKAMNRFFEEGDKVKVTLKFRGREMAHQELGMKLLLQVKEDTQTIAKVEAEPKLEGRQMMMVLAPR
- the rplT gene encoding 50S ribosomal protein L20, with the protein product MARVKRGVTSHAKHKKTLKAAKGFYGRRKNTIRAAKAAVDRSKQFAYRDRKVNKRNFRALWIQRINAAVREHGLTYGRFIDGLNKAGIEVDRKVLSDMAIHETEAFGALVAASKKALEYLKDAGTKNEFEAAVN
- the pheS gene encoding phenylalanine--tRNA ligase subunit alpha; the protein is MTELDTLEKQLLSDVDAASDEAAIEAVRVGALGKKGSVSELLKTLGAMPPEERQTRGAAINALKTRVTDAITARKTALRDAAIEARLAAETVDVSLPVRSSPAERGRIHPISQIVDEITAIFGDMGFSIAEGPDVETDYYNFTALNFPEGHPAREMHDTFFFPADESGERKVLRTHTSPVQVRTMEAQKPPIRIIIPGKTYRQDSDATHSPMFHQVEGLVVDKKANVANMRWVLEEFCKAFFEVDSVTMRFRPSFFPFTEPSFEVDIQCDRSSGPIVKFGEGTDWMEILGCGMVHPNVLRAGGLDPDEYQGFAWGMGLDRIAMLKYGMPDLRDFFNADVRWLSHYGFRPLDMPTLFGGLSA
- a CDS encoding lipopolysaccharide kinase InaA family protein, with the protein product MDGRLTALETIPNMTDGDIETLLAALTRETRRVERVELSFGAVWIKRYGTERPPVWTKAQTALAGLFGQPFLRPSPYLDSKGMIAREIRRIETFAEKGVPVPQVLYSSGSALVLSDVAPTVTARLDMLRDTDPAGHDALLVACAAHLGALHGKGLCHGRPHPRDFFVAGERRIGFMDFEEEPEAAMPLATAQARDLWLLFLQLTDRARLGKATADKAYAAWRTNAPSAAEAELAAMLRFLGKFLSPTQLIGRVHMGSDLRRFLAATRYLSEALLPPRPADASKAGKDD
- the rpmI gene encoding 50S ribosomal protein L35, with amino-acid sequence MPKMKTKSSAKKRFKITATGKVVAAAAGKRHGMIKRTNKFIRDARGTMVLAEPDGKKVIKNYLPNGL
- a CDS encoding alpha/beta hydrolase; the protein is MTATNDNATAADFIEVGEGADARRIAVALQPPAAGNTLAHLVWLGGYRSDMAGTKAVELAGLAARLGTGCVRFDYSGHGASGGAFVDGTISRWLEESLAVIGHAGKTLGTRRVVLVGSSMGGWIALRAVAELASRQDIEIAGLVLIAPAPDFTAELIEPNLTEAERTALAERGQFEEPTPYGPDPNIYTLKLIEDGRANRVLTGVIETGCPVHILQGMADPDVPYAHAVRLMEHLSGDDVVLTMIRDGDHRLSRPQDIAKILEAAEVLAHGQ